One Amphiprion ocellaris isolate individual 3 ecotype Okinawa chromosome 5, ASM2253959v1, whole genome shotgun sequence genomic region harbors:
- the sh2d5 gene encoding SH2 domain-containing protein 5 isoform X2, whose protein sequence is MGEAPAREDGTVTRSAEYVGSFPVDDRCLDEQIKQLDTQLTSLRTCKRRRPVSLKFSIKGVKMYNEDETTLLMAHALRRVSLSTARPVDAQFAFVSHNPGSIDAQLYCHVFKARHSRAAQFLNLLLCRCFQLSYLEKHPEEAQEDSVGSAPRRNPSLLNHGFPLSVSALVSFRRAPFRGLLPGTKKKQKSFEEQHSSQDEVFPTSSPSLVRKKAIRTKALRSGAYRSFTFTPLKQRNVQERLSSSQGGPSVHRALSRVKQLIRKEPRQDSREEIPGSQLGRNRRSSGSSCVVLGWYRN, encoded by the exons ATGGGTGAAGCACCAGCCAGAGAGGATGGCACAGTGACCCGGTCAGCAGAG TATGTGGGCTCATTTCCTGTGGACGACCGCTGTTTGGACGAGCAGATTAAGCAACTGGACACACAGCTGACGTCCCTCAGA ACATGCAAGAGACGGCGGCCTGTGTCCCTGAAATTCTCCATTAAAGGTGTGAAAATGTACAATGAGGATGAAACA ACCCTCCTCATGGCTCATGCTCTGCGTAGAGTCTCTCTGTCCACCGCCCGGCCCGTCGATGCCCAGTTTGCCTTTGTCTCCCATAACCCAGGCAGCATCGATGCCCAACTCTACTGCCATGTCTTCAAAGCAAGGCATTCCAGAGCG GCCCAATTCCTGAACTTGCTGCTGTGCCGCTGTTTCCAGCTGTCTTACTTGGAGAAGCACCCAGAAGAGGCTCAGGAAGACTCTGTTGGCTCAGCGCCTCGCCGCAACCCTTCACTACTCAACCACGGCTTCCCTCTTAGCGTCAGTGCCTTGGTGTCATTCAGGAGAGCCCCTTTTAGGGGGTTGCTGCCAGGCACTAAG AAAAAGCAGAAGTCTTTCGAGGAACAGCACAGCAGTCAAGACGAAGTCTTCCCCACCTCCTCCCCGTCCCTGGTGCGCAAGAAAGCCATTCGTACCAAAGCGCTGCGTTCTGGTGCCTACCGCTCCTTCACCTTCACGCCGCTCAAACAGCGCAATGTTCAGGAGCGACTGAGCTCATCACAAGGTGGGCCGAGTGTTCACAGAGCGCTATCGAGAGTCAAACAACTGATTAG GAAAGAACCAAGACAAGATTCCAGGGAGGAGATCCCGGGCTCCCAGCTTGGCCGAAACAGAAGAAGCTCTGGCTCAAGCTGTGTGGTGTTGGGCTGGTATCGCAAC TGA